One Pseudorhodoplanes sinuspersici DNA segment encodes these proteins:
- the rfaE1 gene encoding D-glycero-beta-D-manno-heptose-7-phosphate kinase: MFDFDHSLSQLSGVTVLCIGDLMLDDFVYGDVARISPEAPAPVIAVKRSEMVIGGAGNVARNIASLGAQCIFIGLVGEDDAGRTLKAALAAEPRIEASLVVDGSRPTTRKVRFVSEHYATHMLRADWEEARPADAKAEKALLEHVLAALPRVDAVVLSDYAKGVLTKDLIRQVIEATSAAGKPVIVDPKGKDYSIYRGATLVTPNRKELSEAVHRDVWSDADVAAAAIDLRSSLQCEAVLVTRSDEGMTLVERDADPVHVPSYAVKISDVSGAGDTVVAVLSAMLALRADFESAMRAANAAAAVVVGKRGTATVSINELRHRILPAATLAAEEKILFDWSELDARLAAWRKQGLRIGFTNGCFDILHPGHVRMLAQARAACDRLVLGLNSDESVSRLKGPERPVQNVQSRAEVLAALEAIDLVVVFEEDTPRDLIAKIRPRVLIKGADYTREQVVGHEIVEADGGEVVLVGLVPGHSTTDIVKRSRSTAKN; this comes from the coding sequence AGATGGTGATCGGCGGCGCTGGCAATGTTGCACGTAATATCGCCAGCCTCGGCGCACAATGTATCTTCATTGGCCTCGTTGGCGAGGACGATGCCGGCCGCACGCTCAAAGCCGCGCTCGCGGCTGAGCCCCGGATCGAGGCATCGCTCGTCGTCGACGGTTCGCGTCCAACCACCCGCAAGGTCCGCTTCGTGTCGGAACATTACGCAACGCACATGTTGCGCGCGGATTGGGAAGAGGCGCGTCCGGCCGATGCGAAGGCGGAGAAGGCGTTGCTGGAGCATGTGCTCGCCGCCTTGCCGCGCGTCGATGCTGTAGTATTGTCGGACTACGCCAAAGGCGTGCTGACCAAAGACCTGATCCGTCAGGTGATCGAGGCAACGAGCGCGGCCGGCAAGCCGGTGATCGTCGATCCGAAGGGAAAAGATTACAGCATCTATCGCGGCGCGACGCTGGTCACACCCAATCGCAAGGAATTGTCCGAGGCGGTCCATCGTGACGTGTGGAGCGATGCCGATGTCGCGGCAGCCGCGATCGACCTGCGCTCGTCGTTGCAATGCGAAGCCGTCCTTGTCACCCGCAGCGACGAGGGCATGACGCTTGTCGAGCGCGATGCCGATCCGGTTCACGTGCCATCCTATGCGGTGAAGATCAGCGACGTGTCCGGCGCTGGCGATACCGTGGTCGCCGTGCTGTCGGCGATGCTGGCCCTGCGGGCCGATTTCGAATCGGCGATGCGTGCGGCCAATGCGGCTGCGGCGGTTGTGGTCGGCAAGCGCGGCACGGCCACCGTTTCTATCAATGAACTGCGGCATCGCATCCTGCCGGCTGCGACGCTCGCCGCAGAAGAGAAAATCCTGTTCGATTGGTCGGAGCTTGACGCTCGGCTTGCTGCCTGGCGCAAACAGGGACTACGGATCGGTTTCACCAATGGGTGTTTCGATATCCTGCATCCGGGGCATGTGCGGATGCTGGCGCAGGCGCGTGCAGCCTGCGATCGGCTTGTACTGGGGCTCAATAGCGACGAGTCGGTGTCGCGTCTGAAAGGGCCGGAGCGCCCGGTACAGAACGTGCAGTCGCGCGCCGAAGTGCTGGCGGCACTGGAAGCGATCGATCTCGTTGTCGTGTTCGAGGAAGATACCCCGCGCGATCTGATCGCGAAGATCCGGCCTCGCGTGTTGATCAAGGGCGCCGATTACACACGCGAGCAGGTGGTCGGGCACGAGATCGTCGAAGCCGATGGCGGTGAGGTGGTCCTGGTTGGGCTGGTGCCCGGCCATTCCACGACCGACATTGTCAAGCGTTCGCGCAGCACGGCGAAAAACTGA
- a CDS encoding FkbM family methyltransferase: protein MAAIFKPDREVALVRDFFANKTDGFFVEVGANDPKKDSQSWHLEESGWSGILVEPLPDLASELRRVRKAQVFEVACSSPDRAGEVLKLHVAGPFSSFDPHLAVTGMRADKVIDVNVRTLDEVLIEGRAARPIDLLSVDVEGHEIDVLRGFDFDRWKPRLILLEDHVSSLDKHRFMIKVGYTLMRRTGLNGWYVPRADAPPMSLLGRWQIARKYYLALPFRMFRDARRRLRDRIRFRQQDQGGAG from the coding sequence GTGGCCGCAATTTTCAAACCCGATCGCGAAGTGGCGCTGGTTCGTGATTTCTTTGCCAACAAGACTGACGGCTTTTTTGTCGAAGTCGGGGCCAACGATCCCAAGAAGGATTCGCAATCCTGGCATCTCGAAGAGAGCGGCTGGAGCGGCATTCTGGTCGAGCCCTTGCCCGATCTTGCCTCGGAGCTCCGCCGCGTCCGCAAGGCGCAGGTGTTCGAAGTGGCCTGTTCGTCTCCTGACCGGGCGGGCGAGGTGCTGAAGCTACATGTCGCGGGACCATTCTCGTCGTTTGATCCGCATCTCGCCGTGACGGGTATGCGTGCCGACAAGGTGATCGACGTCAACGTCCGCACGCTCGACGAGGTATTGATCGAGGGCCGGGCGGCCAGGCCCATCGATCTCCTCTCAGTCGATGTTGAAGGACATGAAATCGATGTGCTGCGTGGCTTCGATTTTGATCGCTGGAAGCCGCGTCTGATCCTGCTGGAGGATCATGTCAGCAGCCTCGACAAGCATCGCTTCATGATCAAGGTTGGCTACACGCTGATGCGCCGCACCGGTCTCAATGGATGGTATGTGCCGCGCGCCGATGCGCCGCCTATGAGCCTTCTTGGGCGCTGGCAGATTGCGCGGAAATATTATCTGGCCCTTCCGTTCCGTATGTTTCGCGATGCCAGGCGGCGGCTACGCGACCGCATCCGGTTTCGTCAGCAGGACCAGGGCGGCGCGGGATAG